aaatacaTATGTAACGTACATTGCATTTCATAAAATGTTATGTCCATAAAACATACTTGTCATCGTTAAGATATGTACCAGTAAGTTCCCTTTTAACGTGCCTAACGTAACCCATATGCATTTCTTTCACAGATTCGAGGACTCCTTGTACAAGTTCCTCGAACACGGATGGTGGATGGTCCGTGAACCTTTCAAAGTAGAATATCATGTGATGGGACACAGCCTATTCCATCTTCCATCTTTGATGGTCCTTATTTAGAGCTCGAACACGACTATTTGCTCGATTCCGACTGCAGATCTAATGTTGGCAAAGACTGGCAGGTCCCAGCGAATGTTCAGTAACACTTGAACTCTAACTATGGAAAGTTAGATGAAGAAAACTTCGTAACAATTAACAAATGAACAAACTGAGAAGAGCAGCTTTGGGTGTTCTCGTgggtttgaaaattttgtagaATATGAAAAGAAAGATCGACTATACAATACCTCATCAGATACGTAATCTTTGGGTAGTTCCTGCACCGTAAATATAAAGTGAAGGGCCGAATTCCTCCGAGAAGAAGGTCAAAATACCGTATAAATATTAGTAGAATCaatataatatctaattatttgatgatttttaatgaatttacAAAATGATAAGTTAAAATGAAatgcaatttattttttggtcaTAAAAGAGGCTCAAGATGAAGATCTCTTGATTCCGACTTCGCATCCTGTAACATTTGCTACCAAAATCCCtttctcaaaatgaaaatgcaAGTTATTAGGGAGAAAAAGCCATCCTTCCCGATTCCAATACTGTTTCCATTGTCTTAATTGTCTTCTCATTAATAACCATTTTAAGCGCGCATGCTCAGGACATCTCCTCATCATGCGTGTCAAAGATTTGAAAATGATCccaatttctctctctctctctctctctctctctctctccctccctctcaaATTTCAGCAAGATGCctcatcttcctcctcctcctcctcccttcCTTCTTTCCGCTTCTCACGGTCATCGCGGCAGAATTGCAAGCTTTGGTCCGGATCTCGTAGGAGACCAAGTGGAAGAGGATCGAAGCTGGAGCTAGGTGAAGTGAAATAACCATGGAGCTGACAATGAGCGGGTCCAGCGACATGACCCTAGGGGATTGCCCATCCTCATCTCATCATGTTCGGCTCCTAGAGGGCATCGCTTTACTTCTCTCAGGGTGGCATGGCCTTCAGTTGGCCATCGAGAATCAGTGGGGCGGTGCAGATTCGGTCCAGAAGTATCACCAGCTCATTGTCGATATCTTCTCCTGGTTCTCTTCCCGCTCCAAAGGTTTCCTTCACCAACATTCTCTTtatgggaaaaataaaaaataagcaaTGTCCGGTTTATTTGTTTTTGGATGCTTTTGATTCATTTAATTATGATATGGTATGATTCGCTCCATTAGGTCTAGCGACTGAATTACATATAATTTCGCTCACGAGAAAACTTATAATTTTTCCGCAAATGCTCCTTTCACATTACTGAAATTAATTGCACGTACGTGAAGtctttaaataattattaccatGAAGAAATTACATCATCTCTCATTATAATCCTTGTTTGACTTCTCATTCCATTTGTCAACATTTTACCACTTGTGTAAGCCTCCAATTATACTTATCGAGCTTATTGCACTGACCCTTGTAAAATTCTGCTACCTCAAAGAAagcaaatgtgattttctcAAACTTTATCATATCGAAACAATCTTGTGAATTATTCCACAGAACTCCTTAAGGAGTCACATGCCCCTCATACTCATGGAACCATGGCGTATGTAGCAAATTAACTGGTCTTGTTTATAAGTGAAAATATCGTGCTGTCATTCAAAATCTACTTAGCTTTTTGTTGGTTACTTCGCAGCATCGCTTTGTGTTGAAGAGTTGGAGAATGTGCTCCATGAGAGCATGTTACTTTCTTTCAACACAGAGATAGAGGATGGAAGCATTGAGGAGGTCAGTAGAAACCTTTTATATATCTGTCAATGCATAAATATATGAGCATGAATATAAAAAGTCGAAGTGCTTGCTAATAGCTACTCGAGTTCTCCTCAAGGAATACTCGAATCCAAGTAATATTTCAAACTTCAGTCAAGCCTAAGCCAAGCTAGAAAATTGACCGAGTTCGAGCTCTAGCGTGAGTCTAATTGAGCGTATTCTTTTTTTCCGCATATTTACTTTACTTGAACGGAAATTATTTAGTGAAAGCATTTTTTGATATATACTTGTCGCTTGTCGAGTTCGCTTAGTTCTTGCTAATGCTTGTAGGTAGCTGAGCAACTGATGATTCTGTATGAAGAATACGCTCAAACTACACGCACTGTTGATTGCTTATGAAACAAGAGCTAGCAAGCATCTGACTCTACAACATATGGCCGGTACCCTCATACACTGTCACTATCAATTGACTGGCAACAAAGTAATTACAGGAAATGCATGGGCGAGCCAAATGTATAGTCATTACCTAGTGGAATGTTTGCAGGTTCTCAGATATTGACATTTCTATATCTAAATTACGTgtgtgtttgatgtttgatgGTAAGAAGAAGTTCTCTTGAGATACAATAATGTCGAAATGGAATTTGATAAGAAAGCATGCAATAACTTCATTACAAGCTCATTCACTGAAAACTTTATTACAAGCATGTGTTGGAGTTGTAGAAATATTCCCGATTTAAcacaatatttttaataaggtTACCTTAGTaattcagtagatttggatactCTGCGTTGAGAGGCTTTCACGTCTGATCCATGATGTGGTGAATGCTAGCAGTTGGGTACCCATAAGGGCAGGGAGGGGCGGTCCTCCTATCTCACACCTTATGTTCGTGAACGACTTACTGCTTTTTGCGGAAGCTTCAACGCGACAAATGGCTGTGATGGGGGGCATTCTTGACCATTTTTGTGCCGCCCTCGGGCCAAAAGGTCAATCTGTCTAAAACGCAAATATTCTTTTCCCGGAATGTGCAGCCTGACATCCTCAACTCTATTGCGAGTGAGTCGTCCTTTGCGGTGGCTGACTCTTTGGGCAGGTATCTTGTCACTCTGATCCACGATAGAGTAGGGCGTCAGCACTTTCAGCAAGTTTTATGCAGGGTTCAAGCTCGCTCAGCGGCTGGGCTGCCGCTTCCCTCTCAATGTCCGATCGCAGTCACCCTTGCAAAGTTTGCTCTTTAGGCGATTCCTTCCTACTCGATGCAGGTGCTCGAATTTCCAAAGGAGGTCTGCATGTAGATTGAACGCCTCTGTCCGAACTTCATTTGGGGGCACTCGCCGGACCATAGGAGGGTCCACACTGTCAGCTGGGATAATATCACTCAGCTTACATGCCATGGAGTTCTTGGCCTCCATAAGACAGACAAGTTTAACCATGCCCTGCTTGCTAAATTGGGTTGGGGCTTGCTCACCCGTCCGGATGATCCTTGAGAGGGAAATACTCAAGACGTTTTACTGAAGGATCTCAGCTTTGCTCCATCTCGAGTGACTCTTGGCTGTGGAAGGCTTTGGTCAAGGTATGGAATGATGTCTCTCAAGGCGCAGCATGGTCGTTGGGCAATGGGTGCAAAGCCCGTTTTTGGGAGGACTCATAGGTCCCGAACTGCACTGCGCTTCAAGTCCTCGCAGCGGAAAACATTTGTGATGATCTCTTAGGGGGGGCAGTAGCTAATTTTGTAAGCCCGGAGGGGCAATGGAACTGGCCTATGTTTAGCGGTCTTATCGATCATCGCATGGCCCTATGTATTGCTGCTGTGAGACCACCACAGCCTGACGACCCTACAGATCACCTCTGTTGGAGCTTGGAGTCCTCGGGCAGCTTTTCGGTTCGTTCAGCCTATAACTTGCTCACTCGAGATAAATGGGATGACCCCTCCCCTCTTTGGAAGCTTATATGGCATTGGAAGGGTCCTCGACGGGTCCGTAACTTTCTTTGGATATTCGAGCGTTGTTGTTGCGGAGCTATGGGGTGCTTTTATAGGCTGACAACATGTAAGCTCCCTGGGCTTTCGTAAGGTGATCCCATAGCTGGACTCCTCTCTCAACCGTAATCTGATCATGGGCTCCTCTCCCGGGTCACACCAGGTGGCGTCGCAGGTTATCAAGGAACTTACCGAAAAAGATTGCCAGGTTGAGGTTTGTCACATCTACTGCAAAGAGAATGTATGTGCAGATTGGTTGGCTAATGGGTCTCTCCTACTCCCGCTTGGTACCCATTTCTTCAGCTCATTATCAGTGGGCATTGGAGGCGCTTCTTCTAGGCGAAGCTGTGGCTTCCATAACTCGTTTTGTTCCTCAAATATGTAATTTTGTACTTTAAGGTTGTTGCCTTCCTTCTGCTACCGAATAAAATCTGCCTTCTAGAGCTGTATTGAGTCTCAGTGGTGCTAGTATTGCCATTAACTCGAGAATCAAATATAACTAAAAGAGAATATAGTGCAGTGGTGTACACCTTCGCCCGTTGACCTAAAGGTCGCAATTTCGATACCTTGTGGGCCTCCTTtgcaaccgaaaaaaaaaatatcaataaaagaaagggaaacaTTGTAAATATTAAACAATTTAAATTCAACAATTTATATTCAACTGAGCATTCTCCAActtatattttacaaaattcgTATACGCCTATTTCGTAATTGTATAACATTGTACTCTAGTTTAGATATGTAAGTCGTTCTATCATAAAATAAGTACAATTCTCAAAATGACACCCACTAGACCAGAATCAAAAGCTCCAGCCCCAAATTGCAGAGAAAATGTAATAAGATGATCTTCAAGTTCCTTAGCTAACATATTTCTCTTAATAAAGCAACAAATCGCAACATCAATTATCCAAGTGATATCTCATCCTCCAGGCCCAAAACAAGCAGAATGAAATCAACTTCAGACCTCAGAATCAATACCTAGAATTTCGAATTTCCAGGTCAAGTCTACGAACTCATATTAGGCTCGTCCTGTTATTAAcgaaagaataaaatattcaacACCATTAAGAAAGAGTTCTCATGAAGTAGTAAGTTAATTCAATGAGAGAGGGACAGATACACTGGAAGAATCAAGGCACTATAATAATCAACCAAACATGAAGTCAAAGAATATTAAACTTACTTGACATTGACACATATCAAGAAGTCACCCAAGGATATTACAAGGCAGTGCTAACAAAAAAACATATAGGAAGTCCCATAAACAATAGTAATGAGGCAAAAGAATGCCCTTAATAATCTTTCTCACTTGGTCACGCACCATGCTGACCGCACTGAGGGTAAAGAGCAAATTGCCCTTTATTGATGGAACGCGATCCGTATCGAGACAAATGAGAAGTCTGCAATTCCATGGTTATAGCATAGATTTTTAATACCGTGGATGGGGATATCCAATCGACCATCGGTGAAGCCGTGCATGCGAAGCTTCTTTGGGATGACCAGAAGGAGTGATATTTGTAGGGAAATCAATCTCGGACATATCAAATCAAATTCGAGATTTGTCTCCTCAAACAAGAGGGATGTAGTGTACGGGAGTATTATGGCAAGATGAAGATATTATAGGACGGTTCAAGTGCGTTCAACActtgttttccttaaataaggtcttgagttcgagttttgtgaatgaaaaaatctacgctgagagagttttaccccttagtggatAGATCCAGCTTAACTGGATTAGTCGCTGTCTAATTGCATTTTCAGATACCAAGGTTTagatccaaaagaaaaaaaaaagatatggtGGGATGAACTTGAGAATTATCTGGACAACCCTAATTGTAATTGCGGGGCCGCAGCGAGGATCGTGGCACAACGGGAAACTGAGaaagtttttcaatttatgATGGGACTCACGCCTGAATTCAATACCATCCGTTCCACTAATCTGAGTATTGAGCCGATGCTGACCTTGAACAAGGTATATTCTATGGTGGCGAATGAAGAGCAACATAAAGGTGCTGCACGGTTGAAAGAAACGATGCAAGAATTCGCGACGTTCCTGGCTAGGGGAGGTGATGGAACAGTTGCACAGAACAGTGGTGACAGCGGTAGATCGACTCGACAAACGCAGCAATACACGTTTGAAGGGAGATCGATTTGCAAATATTGCGGCAAACCGGGTCATTAGAAGAGCACATGCTAGGCTTTGAACGGATATCCGAAAGACGGGGGCAAGAAGCCTAATGGGAACAAGCCTAGCGGTGGACAGTGGAAGCAGGGCGGAGGGCATGGGAAGGCCCAACAGAAACAACAGAGTGGCCCAGGCTCAGCCCATGTAAATGCGGTACAGAGTGGGCCGAACAGTAGCAGGATCGGACAATCTACTATTTGAGTCGTGTGGTAACAACTCCGGTCACGTGTCAAGCAATCAGTTCTGAGTCGGCAGACATTCGGCATCGAAGACTTAATCACCCGTCTCGGAGTATCAAGTTTTGTGGTATTGATTTCAATTTCGAAGACATGTCTAATAAATTACGTAATGTATGCCTACGAACTAAGCAAACACGCATAGAATTTGTTAAATCTAATTTTGAATGTGTACCTACGAGCTAAGTAAACAATACAATTGATTTCCTATTTGGAATGGTATACTATGACTTGTGGGGATCCTATCGAGTTATACCTAATTTTGGAGCCAGTTGTTTTTTAACGATTGTAGACGATTTCAGTAGAGGCGTGTGGTTATATTTGTTGCATGAGAAATCAGAAACTCGACGTTTTCTCATCAATTTTTGCAATCTCATCAACAACCAATTTAATCGAATCATTAAGTTTGTGCGTAGTGACAATGAGATGGAATTTTTGTTAGGCGAGTTGTAGGAGTACTTTTCTATGAATGGCATTATCCATCAGACGTCGCGTGTAGACACACCGCAACAAAATGGGCGCGTTGAACGAAAACACAGGCGCATACTGAATGTAGCTCATGCTCTCATGTTCCAGGCATCACTTCCCAAGAAGTTCTAAGGTAAGTGTATTTCGATTGCAGTCCACCTGATCAATATCATGCTCACGCCACTACTGAAAAATAAGGTGGCGTTTGGTTTCttagtttgattttaaaatcatgattttgattttaactatatccacaacaaaacaaataaactCATCAAAGTCAAAATAATGAGCCCCACCCTTAAATATTTATACCACTCCATTATAATACAACTCCATAATTAACACCATCCATTTATTTCCATGTTAAGATGTTCCCTCTTTCAGTGTGCCATATTTGATTTGCAATACGGTCTCGTACTGCATCCATCGCCCTACTCCTTATTTCCACATCATTTCGGATTCCATTTTGGTGAGGAGGGTTGTGG
The sequence above is drawn from the Punica granatum isolate Tunisia-2019 chromosome 5, ASM765513v2, whole genome shotgun sequence genome and encodes:
- the LOC116209395 gene encoding pre-rRNA-processing protein TSR2 homolog, coding for MELTMSGSSDMTLGDCPSSSHHVRLLEGIALLLSGWHGLQLAIENQWGGADSVQKYHQLIVDIFSWFSSRSKASLCVEELENVLHESMLLSFNTEIEDGSIEEVAEQLMILYEEYAQTTRTVDCL